A window of the Dyadobacter pollutisoli genome harbors these coding sequences:
- a CDS encoding lipocalin family protein, which yields MKLISLILLTWFFNESRIPNSTVDNLDVAHYSGTWYSLSSIPTSYDKGSRETTGKYTWNSSGGYFDVVTSYKKPGSEEVFSIRSKVYKNTDHGARMKCQFVWPFKLDYWVIELASDYSYAVVGHPEHKLLFIMSRKKNMNKKLYSEIVARCRERGYDVAKLTSQHHGE from the coding sequence ATGAAATTAATCAGCCTGATTCTTCTGACTTGGTTTTTTAATGAGAGTAGGATTCCCAACTCCACGGTTGATAATCTTGACGTGGCACACTATTCAGGAACCTGGTACTCACTTTCTTCCATTCCGACATCCTACGACAAAGGCAGCCGGGAAACCACCGGAAAATATACCTGGAATAGCTCGGGCGGGTATTTTGATGTAGTGACCTCTTACAAAAAGCCCGGTAGCGAGGAGGTTTTCTCCATTCGTTCGAAAGTATATAAAAATACGGATCACGGCGCAAGGATGAAATGCCAGTTTGTGTGGCCGTTCAAGCTGGATTATTGGGTGATCGAGCTCGCTTCCGACTACTCTTATGCGGTTGTGGGCCATCCCGAGCATAAGCTTCTGTTTATCATGAGCCGCAAGAAAAATATGAACAAAAAGCTGTATTCAGAAATCGTTGCACGATGCCGGGAACGTGGCTATGATGTGGCCAAGCTCACTTCACAGCATCACGGTGAATAA
- a CDS encoding aminotransferase class V-fold PLP-dependent enzyme — MKTETSVQNERRHFLKRLGAGSLAAIALPVFGNESHAPFVAPPSGDAPDEKYWEQIRKQFAVPPNLIMLNAANLCPPPAAVNEQVKKMLDGLEKDVSFQYREQFSEKRKKAVELLAGFTGVAKEEIGITRNTSESNNIIVNGLDLKPGDEVLLWDQNHPSNGSAWEQRAKRYGFTVKKVSVPATPQSVEDLIKPFRDAITPQTKLLGFSHISNTSGIGLPAKELCKLAAEKNVLTLLDGAQSFGFLDLNLKDIGCDFYTGSTHKWFMGPLENGILYVKKESAGNLWPNIISAGWKEGALTVDEKYCMLGQRNESTLAGLVETVNFHQTIGKKNIENRVVQLNTYLKDQIKSKVPGASFVTPLYPELSGGVTIISFPGKKPAELSKKLYETHGIAAAPTGGIRMSPHIYNTMSDMDKVVKALQALSV, encoded by the coding sequence ATGAAAACAGAAACCTCAGTACAGAATGAAAGAAGGCATTTCCTGAAACGGCTGGGTGCCGGATCGCTCGCAGCTATTGCACTGCCTGTTTTTGGAAACGAAAGTCATGCGCCATTCGTGGCACCTCCATCGGGTGATGCGCCGGATGAAAAGTACTGGGAGCAAATCAGAAAACAGTTTGCGGTGCCGCCCAATCTTATTATGCTGAATGCGGCGAATCTATGCCCGCCGCCGGCAGCGGTGAATGAACAGGTAAAAAAGATGCTGGACGGGCTGGAAAAAGACGTCTCATTCCAATATCGGGAGCAATTTTCGGAGAAGCGGAAGAAAGCAGTGGAGCTTTTGGCAGGATTTACAGGAGTAGCGAAAGAAGAGATCGGCATTACCCGAAATACCTCCGAAAGTAACAACATTATCGTCAATGGCCTGGACTTGAAACCGGGCGATGAGGTGCTGCTTTGGGACCAGAATCATCCCTCGAATGGAAGTGCGTGGGAGCAGCGGGCGAAGCGATATGGATTTACTGTTAAAAAAGTAAGTGTTCCTGCTACTCCGCAATCAGTGGAAGACCTGATCAAGCCATTCCGTGACGCTATTACGCCTCAAACCAAACTGTTGGGTTTCTCACACATTTCGAACACCAGCGGAATCGGGCTTCCTGCGAAAGAATTGTGCAAACTGGCAGCTGAAAAGAATGTATTGACGTTGCTGGACGGAGCGCAGTCATTTGGTTTCCTGGACTTGAACCTAAAAGACATTGGTTGTGATTTTTACACGGGTAGCACACACAAATGGTTTATGGGCCCGCTGGAAAATGGCATTCTGTATGTGAAAAAGGAAAGTGCCGGCAACTTATGGCCGAACATTATCAGCGCAGGCTGGAAAGAAGGTGCATTGACCGTGGACGAAAAATATTGCATGCTGGGGCAGCGTAATGAATCTACATTAGCCGGTTTGGTAGAAACGGTGAATTTCCACCAAACCATTGGTAAAAAGAACATTGAAAATCGTGTCGTTCAGCTGAATACCTATCTCAAAGACCAGATTAAGTCCAAAGTTCCGGGTGCAAGCTTTGTCACGCCGCTGTACCCCGAATTGAGCGGAGGCGTTACGATCATTAGTTTTCCCGGAAAGAAACCGGCAGAACTTTCTAAAAAGCTTTACGAAACACACGGCATTGCAGCCGCACCGACGGGCGGTATCCGTATGTCGCCACACATTTATAACACTATGAGCGATATGGACAAGGTCGTAAAAGCCTTGCAGGCATTATCCGTTTAG